From a region of the Maridesulfovibrio ferrireducens genome:
- the rapZ gene encoding RNase adapter RapZ codes for MESADSFPVIVVSGLSGAGKSTVLKVFEDLRFFCVDGLPASMLARLVELFKGKDENYRGLVLGMDLRQQDFVDDWQSTCTKLGSSGVCPSLIFLEARLPELVRRYATTRRPHPLESKKLGLEQALEEEKIILEPLRMAADLVIDTTTYSIHDLRRRIQEKWSELTEGASGLRVNVISFGFKHDVPTEADMVMDLRFLPNPYFDEKLRLFSGRDKAISDYVLGSEPGSVFIEKYLDFLQYILPLYEEEGRYRLTIAVGCTGGRHRSVAVAERIFATLKNSGYSANLEHKHINLK; via the coding sequence GTGGAAAGTGCAGACTCGTTTCCGGTTATTGTTGTCAGCGGCCTTTCCGGAGCCGGAAAATCAACAGTTTTGAAGGTTTTTGAGGACTTACGTTTTTTTTGCGTTGACGGGCTTCCTGCAAGCATGCTGGCAAGGCTCGTTGAACTTTTTAAAGGTAAGGACGAAAATTATCGAGGCCTGGTTCTCGGGATGGACCTACGGCAACAGGACTTCGTTGATGATTGGCAGTCCACTTGTACAAAACTCGGATCGAGCGGAGTCTGCCCCAGTCTAATCTTTTTGGAAGCCAGACTCCCTGAATTGGTCAGACGTTATGCTACCACACGCAGGCCTCACCCTCTTGAATCCAAAAAATTAGGTCTTGAGCAGGCTTTGGAAGAAGAGAAAATTATTCTCGAACCTCTTCGTATGGCCGCAGATCTTGTAATTGATACTACGACTTACTCAATTCATGATCTCAGGCGCAGAATTCAGGAAAAGTGGTCGGAGTTGACTGAAGGAGCATCTGGACTCCGGGTTAATGTTATTTCTTTTGGTTTTAAACATGACGTTCCGACAGAAGCGGATATGGTCATGGATTTAAGATTTTTACCTAATCCCTATTTTGATGAAAAATTGCGTCTGTTCTCAGGAAGAGATAAAGCTATTTCGGATTATGTTTTAGGTTCGGAGCCCGGTTCGGTTTTTATTGAGAAATATTTGGATTTCCTTCAATATATTCTTCCTCTTTATGAGGAGGAAGGAAGATACCGATTAACAATAGCCGTCGGGTGTACCGGCGGTAGACACAGGTCTGTTGCCGTTGCAGAACGAATATTTGCTACTCTTAAGAATAGTGGGTATTCTGCCAATCTTGAACATAAGCATATAAATTTAAAGTAA
- a CDS encoding PTS sugar transporter subunit IIA, translating to MIINDNLDKDLVIYELESSDKSGVLREMVTALKATGLELDVESALQVLMSREKLGTTGIGDGIAIPHGKLDCLENIAVVVGRSGAGVNFEALDAKPCQIFFMVLAPEQGAGSHLKVLAQISRQLKDNNFRDAFINAQNPQDLLTLLNIT from the coding sequence ATGATAATAAATGATAATTTGGATAAGGATCTTGTGATTTATGAACTCGAAAGCTCTGATAAGAGCGGAGTTCTGAGAGAAATGGTGACAGCGCTTAAGGCCACAGGGCTTGAGCTAGATGTCGAGAGTGCTCTCCAAGTCCTTATGTCTCGTGAAAAATTAGGAACAACCGGTATAGGGGATGGCATTGCCATCCCCCACGGTAAATTGGATTGTCTTGAAAATATTGCAGTGGTTGTTGGTAGAAGTGGGGCAGGAGTTAATTTTGAAGCTCTTGACGCTAAGCCGTGCCAGATATTTTTTATGGTTCTGGCTCCTGAGCAGGGAGCTGGAAGCCACTTAAAAGTCCTTGCCCAAATATCCAGACAGCTTAAGGATAACAATTTTAGAGATGCGTTCATAAATGCGCAGAACCCACAAGACTTGTTGACTCTACTTAATATCACTTAA
- the hpf gene encoding ribosome hibernation-promoting factor, HPF/YfiA family codes for MNVAFTFKNFDPSDHLKEYANTRFAKLDKFITNPDNTEMQVILSVDKIRHVAEVLFSSDNIHISAYEASEDMYSTVDLVLAKLEVQLRRMRDKMRSHRRKDVAPARMDVISFTTEEEDNSEPTIVETDQFVPKPMAVDEAAMQLQTLDNEFLVFRNADTEAINVIYRRKNGDFGLIDPGY; via the coding sequence ATGAATGTTGCATTTACTTTTAAGAACTTTGACCCCTCCGACCACCTGAAGGAATATGCTAACACCAGATTTGCAAAGCTTGATAAGTTTATAACAAATCCGGACAATACTGAAATGCAGGTCATTTTATCAGTTGATAAGATTAGACATGTTGCTGAAGTCCTTTTCAGTTCCGATAATATTCATATCTCAGCATATGAAGCATCGGAAGATATGTATTCAACTGTTGATTTGGTTCTAGCTAAGCTTGAAGTTCAGCTCAGACGCATGCGCGATAAGATGAGAAGCCACAGGCGTAAGGACGTTGCTCCGGCTCGTATGGACGTAATCAGCTTCACAACCGAAGAAGAAGATAATTCTGAACCGACTATTGTTGAAACTGATCAGTTTGTACCAAAGCCTATGGCGGTTGACGAAGCCGCAATGCAGTTGCAGACTCTCGACAATGAGTTCCTTGTCTTTAGAAATGCTGATACTGAAGCTATAAATGTTATTTACCGTCGCAAGAATGGCGACTTTGGGTTGATTGATCCAGGATACTAA
- the rpoN gene encoding RNA polymerase factor sigma-54, which produces MGLELRQQLKLSQQLVMTPQLQQAIKLLQLSRLELLDTVQQELLENPILEEAEALERTDSPDAESGTATLEDAAISREADWDNYLGEFSSTSKQAGTRESESLEEGMSFEARMTKATTLEGHLAWQMCLSNFTDKEVAIGECIIGNLSNGGFLRIELDEICETCYAEFEDVERVLSRIQRFDPVGVAARTPQECLLIQLEVLRLDDDPILVSLVRDHLEDLEKNRYKPLARKFKLSMEDLKSYLDLMQTLDPLPGASFSGGDSFYVSPDAYVYEYDGDFVIVLNEDGLPKLQMNSFYVETLASTKGEDKEYFQEKMRSAQWLMKSLYQRQRTLYKVLDSIVRFQRGFFQSGVSKLKPLILKEVAEDIEMHESTVSRITTSKYVSTPHGIYELKFFFNSALGLDDGSQVGSESVKALIKKLISEENSKKPLSDEKIAEMLKDELEVNIARRTVAKYRTAMGIRSSSKRKQVF; this is translated from the coding sequence ATGGGACTGGAACTTAGACAACAATTAAAGCTTTCTCAGCAGCTGGTGATGACTCCTCAGTTGCAGCAGGCAATTAAGTTGTTGCAACTTTCCCGATTAGAACTGCTTGATACTGTTCAGCAGGAGTTACTTGAAAATCCTATACTTGAAGAAGCTGAAGCTTTGGAGCGTACAGACAGCCCTGACGCGGAATCCGGCACAGCGACTTTAGAAGATGCGGCTATTTCCCGCGAAGCTGATTGGGATAATTATCTGGGAGAATTTTCGAGTACTTCCAAGCAGGCCGGGACAAGAGAGTCAGAGTCTCTTGAAGAAGGAATGTCTTTCGAAGCGAGGATGACTAAGGCCACCACTTTAGAAGGCCATTTAGCATGGCAGATGTGTCTCTCGAATTTTACAGATAAGGAAGTCGCCATCGGTGAGTGCATAATAGGTAATCTTAGCAATGGTGGATTCTTACGGATTGAGTTGGATGAAATTTGTGAAACCTGTTATGCTGAATTCGAAGATGTTGAACGAGTGCTCTCTCGGATTCAGAGATTCGATCCAGTAGGGGTTGCAGCACGTACCCCTCAGGAATGTTTGCTTATTCAATTAGAGGTTTTACGCCTTGATGATGATCCGATTCTTGTTTCGCTGGTTCGGGATCATTTAGAGGATCTTGAGAAGAATCGTTATAAGCCTCTTGCGAGAAAGTTTAAGCTTAGTATGGAAGACCTCAAGAGCTATCTTGATCTGATGCAGACTCTTGATCCGCTTCCGGGGGCAAGTTTTTCGGGTGGGGATTCTTTCTATGTCAGTCCTGATGCTTATGTATATGAATATGACGGAGATTTTGTTATAGTCCTTAATGAGGACGGTCTCCCTAAGTTACAGATGAATTCATTTTATGTAGAGACTCTGGCTTCGACTAAGGGAGAAGATAAAGAATATTTCCAGGAGAAGATGCGCTCTGCACAGTGGCTTATGAAGAGCCTTTATCAGAGACAACGTACACTTTATAAAGTTCTGGACTCAATTGTAAGGTTTCAGAGAGGGTTCTTTCAAAGTGGAGTATCCAAGCTTAAACCGCTTATTCTTAAAGAGGTGGCTGAAGATATTGAAATGCATGAATCCACTGTAAGTCGAATTACGACAAGTAAGTATGTTTCGACGCCGCATGGGATTTATGAACTTAAATTTTTCTTTAATAGTGCTCTCGGACTTGATGATGGTTCGCAGGTCGGGTCCGAATCGGTTAAGGCGCTGATTAAGAAACTAATCAGCGAAGAAAATAGTAAAAAACCTCTGAGTGATGAAAAAATTGCCGAGATGCTCAAGGATGAACTTGAGGTCAACATCGCCAGAAGGACTGTAGCAAAATACAGGACTGCAATGGGAATTCGTTCCTCTTCTAAGAGGAAGCAGGTATTCTAG